From Penicillium psychrofluorescens genome assembly, chromosome: 1, one genomic window encodes:
- a CDS encoding uncharacterized protein (ID:PFLUO_001385-T1.cds;~source:funannotate), with translation MQPSPIINSRAKDHVAFLAEALDRPEGIGSMSAAIYDTAWLAMISKTESDGSVHWLFPECFQILVDSQSSEGGFNGWNADVDAILHTMAALLALLKHDKQPSISGCPCPSDIKDRIARGVTFLRQRLASWDVESTVHVGFEILVPTLLEQLQLEGLDFKFPGSAKLLAINQQKLARFSPTVLYAPIQCTLLHSLEAFAGMVDFDKLSHHLRNGSMMGSPSSTAAYLMNCSHWDPAAEAYLQSVVAARKGNIPSAFPNTVFALTWSMSTLMESGYTGDELGSDNMNKLAGYLETQLQAQKGVVGFAPGLLPDADDTAKALISLSQLGRPVSCERLIEVFETPTHFMTYPHERNESFSANCNVLKAILHSKNPSNHLPQICKAVEFLTRSWYAGKINDKWNLEVQYSMMLLSEALTLLLKLWEEDTSLDLPEDLISNRVPIVLFQMLTRTLSSQSEDGSWGQKPSSEITAYGTLTLKQLGSLPWAKALESEIQSAISRSVSFLENNQASWNQPEHTWIEKVSYGSSLLCEAYCLAAMKHTGKYAWGEKVSGMHSVPLAAVDKFSSLFSRLPALSTEPGWRLRASAVEGFLFGRALRQVRLDVFPRKGMGKDKYFDYVPICWTAANNAAAFGLSADIMWDLIVLSMLIFQVDEYLESVGEQCKGRLDEVRAVIQNLFRERTAKSQSDSQNGVSQNGYIANSHPENGHVQNGHSHSADEGSELLVEVKTTLTHLIDWIMNHPKVQASPPTAKKRLSQEITTFLLAHVQQADDNARLFNPGKTNNNKPEETFFNWVRGTGAENTSGIFSLEYFGHLLAPKAGKECFRGAVQKYLFQDLGRHLAIVSRQYNDLGSVARDRDEGNLNSLDFLEFHENKQKNDQAGAELLRIATYERDCIELVVQKLKREVDSGTAKAIEAFVNATDLFGQVYVMKDLGTRMK, from the exons ATGCAGCCATCGCCAATTATTAACAGCCGAGCCAAGGATCATGTCGCATTCCTGGCCGAAGCTCTGGATCGGCCGGAAGGCATTGGGTCCATGTCGGCTGCCATCTATGATACAGCATGGCTGGCCATGATATCGAAGACCGAGAGCGATGGCTCGGTTCATTGGTTGTTTCCTGAATGTTTTCAAATCCTGGTGGATAGCCAGTCTTCCGAAGGAGGCTTCAATGGGTGGAACGCAGATGTTGATGCCATTCTTCACACGATGGCTGcgctgctcgcgctgctGAAGCACGATAAACAACCATCCATTAGTGGCTGTCCGTGCCCTTCAGACATTAAAGATCGTATTGCGCGTGGTGTGACCTTCCTGCGGCAGAGGCTAGCATCCTGGGATGTCGAGTCCACAGTGCATGTGGGCTTTGAGATCCTTGTTCCGACCcttctggaacagctgcagcTTGAAGGACTGGACTTCAAGTTCCCAGGTTCCGCAAAGTTGCTTgcaatcaatcaacaaaAGCTCGCGCGGTTTTCACCGACTGTTCTCTATGCACCGATTCAGTGCACGCTGCTGCATTCTTTGGAGGCTTTCGCAGGCATGGTCGACTTTGACAAGCTCTCGCACCATCTCCGCAATGGGTCCATGATGGGCTCGCCGTCTTCCACTGCGGCATATTTGATGAATTGCTCCCACTGGGATCCTGCCGCCGAGGCCTATCTTCAGTCCGTTGTGGCCGCGCGAAAAGGAAACATACCGAGTGCTTTCCCGAACACTGTGTTTGCTCTCACATGG AGCATGTCCACGTTAATGGAATCTGGTTACACCGGTGATGAGCTGGGTAGCGACAATATGAACAAGTTGGCTGGGTACCTCGAAACTCAGCTTCAAGCACAGAAAGGAGTAGTCGGGTTCG CTCCGGGCCTCTTGCCAGATGCAGATGATACGGCGAAAGCTCTCATCTCACTAAGTCAGTTAGGTCGTCCGGTCAGCTGTGAGCGCTTGATCGAAGTGTTTGAGACTCCGACGCATTTCATGACGTATCCGCATGAGCGGAACGAGTCGTTCAGTGCCAATTGCAATGTGCTGAAGGCTATCCTTCATTCCAAGAACCCGTCTAACCATTTGCCTCAAATCTGCAAAGCAGTCGAATTTCTCACTCGTAGCTGGTATGCGGGCAAAATCAATGATAAATGG AACCTCGAAGTTCAGTATTCCATGATGCTTCTCTCGGAAGCTTTGACTCTCCTTCTGAAGCTTTGGGAAGAAGATACTTCATTGGATCTGCCCGAAGATCTAATCTCAAACCGTGTCCCAATTGTGCTGTTCCAGATGTTGACACGAACTCTGAGCAGCCAGTCGGAAGACGGTTCTTGGGGACAAAAGCCATCCTCTGAGATCACAGCATATGGGACACTGACCCTGAAGCAACTCGGCTCGCTTCCATGGGCCAAGGCACTTGAGTCGGAGATTCAAAGCGCCATTAGCCGCAGTGTGTCATTCCTAGAGAACAATCAGGCCAGCTGGAATCAGCCAGAGCATACCTGGATTGAAAAGGTCAGTTACGGCTCCTCGCTTCTGTGCGAGGCTTACTGCCTGGCTGCTATGAAGCATACCGGAAAGTACGCATGGGGAGAGAAAGTATCCGGCATGCATTCTGTTCCATTAGCTGCCGTTGATAAATTCTccagtctcttctccagacTGCCAGCCCTCTCCACGGAACCGGGATGGAGACTGCGGGCGTCCGCAGTGGAGGGTTTCCTCTTTGGCCGGGCTCTTCGCCAGGTTCGCTTGGATGTCTTTCCCCGAAAAGGGATGGGCAAGGACAAGTACTTTGACTATGTCCCTATTTGCTGGACCGCAGCCAACAATGCAGCCGCGTTTGGGCTTTCTGCTGATATTATGTGGGATTTGATTGTTCTCTCCATGCTCATATTTCAGGTGGACGAGTATCTAGAGTCCGTGGGCGAGCAGTGCAAGGGCCGCCTTGATGAGGTCCGCGCAGTTATTCAAAATTTGTTCCGTGAACGGACAGCAAAATCCCAGTCTGATAGCCAAAATGGGGTTTCTCAGAACGGGTATATTGCCAATAGTCATCCAGAGAACGGCCACGTCCAAAATGGCCACTCCCACAGTGCCGACGAGGGCTCCGAGCTGCTAGTCGAAGTGAAAACAACCCTCACTCACTTGATCGACTGGATAATGAACCACCCAAAGGTGCAAGCTTCACCACCAACGGCAAAAAAGCGTTTGTCCCAGGAAATCACCACATTTCTGCTAGCCCACGTCCAACAAGCCGACGACAACGCACGCCTCTTCAACCCAGGCAAGACgaacaacaacaaacccgAAGAAACATTCTTTAACTGGGTGCGCGGCACAGGGGCCGAGAATACCAGCGGCATCTTCTCCCTAGAGTATTTTGGCCACCTCCTCGCTCCAAAGGCTGGGAAAGAGTGTTTCCGCGGCGCGGTACAGAAGTATCTGTTTCAAGATCTGGGACGCCATCTCGCGATTGTGAGTCGACAGTACAATGACCTCGGCTCAGTGGCGCGTGATCGCGACGAGGGGAACTTGAATAGTCTGGACTTTTTGGAGTTCCATGAAAATAAGCAGAAGAATGATCAGGCCGGTGCTGAGCTGCTCCGTATTGCGACATATGAGAGGGATTGTATTGAGTTGGTGGTGCAGAAGTTGAAGCGCGAGGTGGACTCGGGAACGGCGAAGGCGATTGAAGCGTTTGTGAATGCGACGGATCTGTTTGGGCAGGTTTATGTGATGAAGGATCTTGGGACTCGGATGAAGTAG
- a CDS encoding uncharacterized protein (ID:PFLUO_001386-T1.cds;~source:funannotate) yields the protein MAFLSILAAFGGTLAAYFVTQIVYNLYFHPLARFPGPPVWCALHLPWLRVLLKGRLPYTVKEYHDRYGPVVRISPDDLSFSDPSAWRDIYGKQTLNRPFQWGGRKPPGAKAHSFISAPAAEHARLRRAFNPAFSDKAVRGYEPTVTHFIDKLINCLRSLSDKTTGETDVDINHWLNYVFFDLIMELGWGSNFNCLENRQYNLWISFVTQLKAKLVANAISYYPFINMLLPYLIPPAAKKAMEEVFSTSMVKVEERLSRKGPTRTDIFQSVLEDPEHKNVSMDEMSQAALVIIAAGSETLTTSLSGTLNHLLRSPEKLQRLTEEVRSSFTSDSEINEQTARTMPYLNAVLKEGLRLCPPIPDNIRRLTPPEGLTIAGVSVPGSTTVSTGCWLQFTNPESFSHPQVFIPERWLEEGSEETANRAAFNPFGLGQRNCMGQTLAWVEMRLLMCKLFWNFDLKPAKGLPVWTDQNIFWFWDKLPLELKLQARTVS from the exons ATGGCGTTTCTGTCCATCCTCGCTGCCTTTGGCGGCACTCTTGCTGCC TACTTTGTGACGCAAATTGTCTACAACCTCTACTTCCACCCGCTAGCCCGATTCCCGGGCCCTCCCGTATGGTGCGCATTGCATTTGCCCTGGCTGCGGGTTCTGCTCAAGGGCCGGCTTCCCTACACGGTCAAGGAATATCACGATCGGTACGGCCCAGTCGTACGCATATCTCCGGATGACCTCTCGTTCTCAGACCCTTCTGCCTGGCGCGACATATACGGGAAGCAAACGCTCAACCGGCCTTTCCAATGGGGTGGTCGCAAGCCACCGGGTGCTAAGGCCCATAGTTTCATTAGTGCGCCCGCGGCAGAGCATGCCCGCCTTCGCCGCGCCTTCAATCCGGCCTTCTCGGACAAAGCCGTTCGGGGCTATGAGCCCACAGTGACCCACTTCATCGATAAGCTCATAAACTGTTTGCGATCACTATCTGACAAAACAACCGGCGAGACGGATGTCGATATCAACCACTGGCTCAATTATGTCTTTTTTGATCTCATCATGGAGCTCGGCTGGGGCAGCAATTTCAATTGTCTGGAAAACCGGCAGTACAATCTCTGGATCTCGTTTGTCACGCAGCTCAAGGCGAAGTTGGTCGCGAACGCGATCTCATACTACCCTTTCATTAATATGCTCCTGCCGTATCTGATTCCCCCGGCGGCGAAAAAGGCCATGGAAGAGGTCTTTAGCACCAGCATGGTGAAGGTCGAAGAGCGTCTTTCCCGGAAGGGTCCTACACGCACGGATATATTCCAGTCGGTTTTGGAGGATCCCGAGCATAAGAACGTGTCTATGGATGAAATGAGCCAGGCAGCGCTGGTCATTATTGCCGCAGGCAGTGAGACTTTGACCACCTCACTGAGCGGGACTCTCAACCACTTGTTACGGAGCCCGGAGAAACTTCAGCGACTCACTGAAGAAGTACGCTCTTCGTTTACATCGGACAGTGAGATCAACGAACAGACCGCCCGGACAATGCCCTATCTCAACGCAGTCCTGAAGGAAGGCTTACGGCTCTGTCCGCCAATTCCAGATAACATCCGTCGCCTAACACCGCCCGAGGGTCTGACTATTGCGGGTGTATCGGTACCCGGCAGTACGACCGTGTCAACCGGTTGCTGGCTTCAGTTTACCAACCCGGAGAGCTTCTCCCACCCCCAAGTGTTTATTCCAGAGCGGTGGCTCGAAGAGGGTAGCGAGGAAACCGCTAACCGCGCCGCGTTCAACCCCTTTGGCCTCGGCCAGCGCAACTGTATGGGGCAGACCCTGGCGTGGGTCGAGATGCGCCTACTGATGTGCAAGCTTTTCTGGAACTTTGATCTCAAGCCGGCAAAGGGGCTGCCGGTGTGGACAGACCAGAACATCTTCTGGTTCTGGGACAAGCTCCCATTGGAACTGAAGCTGCAGGCCCGAACCGTCTCATGA
- a CDS encoding uncharacterized protein (ID:PFLUO_001387-T1.cds;~source:funannotate) — protein sequence MGGPQNIPESAFPFPGAGPPPKGVTPNLIDPPSIGWKFEATAWPLWTIGFIFVLLRLYSGIRTGQGRIKWDNVFMGFAIVLALARVIILTVEVEVYGMGRHTWNLPRSWMSVHRSIIYIADMFYLPSMMFAKLSILLVYKRLFGISRSLRMAVYFMIGLIVVYTVVMLFMYGFNCRPPYQYWGWHVTLDVAWNAAHCFDFPTMNLGMGGVNIITDMIILLLPMPFVWKLQMRPMQKFGLSLVFGAGAFTVAASCIREYFVYATERNSDQSYNEVVQATWLTVELMVGIIAVSLPAIGPVYQQVIRNSRFGSSLRNLLSRLTPSRNSSQASRHDRDRAPRISTMAFTEQRSWLHATRSQDSASSGIVPLTTNYSPQEKYARSPADPTLATQV from the exons ATGGGTGGTCCTCAAAATATTCCAGAGAGCGCATTCCCTTTTCCCGGAGCTGGACCTCCTCCAAAAGGCGTGACGCCTAACCTCATCGACCCGCCCAGCATTGGATGGAAGTTCGAGGCGACGGCCTGGCCGCTCTGGACCATTGGGTTTATCTTCGTGCTTCTGCGTCTTTACTCCGGTATTCGAACCGGCCAGGGCAGGATCAAGTGGGATAATGTGTTCATGGGGTTTGCTATT GTACTTGCCCTGGCACGAGTCATCATTCTGACAGTCGAGGTCGAAGTGTATGGTATGGGCCGACATACTTGGAACCTCCCGCGGTCATGGATGTCTGTTCATCGTTCG ATTATCTATATTGCGGACATGTTCTATCTGCCATCGATGATGTTCGCCAAACTGTCTATCCTCTTGGTCTACAAGCGGTTATTTGGGATTAGCAGATCACTGCGCATGGCTGTATACTTCATGATAGGGCTCATCGTGGTCTACACCGTGGTCATGCTGTTTATGTACGGCTTCAACTGCAGGCCTCCTTACCAGTATTGGGGCTGGCATGTGACCTTGGACGTAGCCTGGAATGCCGCACACTGCTTCGACTTCCCAACGATGAACCTTGGCATGGGTGGCGTGAATATTATCACCGACATGATCATTTTACTACTGCCAATGCCTTTTGTCTGGAAGCTACAGATGCGACCCATGCAGAAGTTTGGTCTATCTCTTGTGTTCGGCGCAGGTGCATTCACTGTGGCTGCTTCCTGCATCCGTGAATACTTCGTCTACGCAACGGAGAGAAATTCTGACCAGTCGTATAATGAGGTCGTCCAGGCTACCTGGCT AACTGTCGAGCTGATGgtcggcatcatcgccgtGTCTCTGCCTGCCATCGGGCCCGTCTACCAGCAAGTGATCCGCAACTCGCGCTTTGGCTCATCTCTGCGCAATCTGTTGTCGCGACTCACGCCGTCGAGGAATTCTTCGCAGGCAAGCCGCCATGATCGTGATCGTGCGCCTCGCATTTCAACCATGGCATTCACAGAGCAAAGGAGCTGGCTGCATGCCACCCGTTCCCAGGACAGCGCTAGCAGCGGCATTGTCCCGCTAACCACCAACTACAGTCCACAAGAGAAATATGCGAGGTCTCCTGCGGATCCGACACTAGCTACGCAAGTCTAG
- a CDS encoding uncharacterized protein (ID:PFLUO_001388-T1.cds;~source:funannotate) — protein MAVIEDCYERLPVIPPIALFGLLAVAGYLFSWLDLRWKTKAPLVGLKTPFDLRVVANWHVFMNLGAILDDGYARFKNQIFRFARNDCDMIVVPNKYIEEIRALPMNVANPKAAHVHNLLGPYTNMDLIMSGDLHFRSIQTKLTPNLASLAAPMRDELKHAVNMELPDCRDQWTTIKPYHVILHMVARLSARVFVGLPIARNEEWLEISTQFTENVFVTLLAMRVFPTWMHPFIAPFIPPRWKLHNYIKRAQKLLVPEIKRRQAAYYSGQGEKESRSLLQWMIESADTAEEQDPNFLAHLETIISLASIHTSQMNAVHVMYDLAAHPEYLEPLRQEIRTVAAEPGGWNKSSYGKLRKLDSFLRESQRFNPPSILAYHRIMQDTAILSDGTILPRGSHIAMAVNKIQNDADVTPEPEKFDPFRYERMRSRAGEGHLHQFATAEPNKLNFGYGKYACPGRFFAALEIKTILVELIMNYDVKLLDGCNRPENLRAYEFIFPNPDVEVQIRARPVEEQMQLDVAE, from the exons atggccgtcaTAGAAGACTGCTATGAGCGTCTACCCGTCATCCCTCCGATCGCCTTGTTTGGCCTTCTAGCTGTTGCGGGATACCTATTTTCCTGGCTCGATTTGCGCTGGAAGACCAAGGCGCCGTTGGTAGGCCTCAAAACGCCATTCGATCTCCGGGTAGTTGCCAATTGGCATGTCTTTATGAACCTGGGTGCAATTCTTGACGATGGATATGCAAGG TTCAAAAATCAAATCTTCCGGTTTGCACGCAATGATTGTGACATGATAGTTGTGCCAAATAAGTACATAGAGGAGATCCGCGCCTTGCCCATGAACGTCGCAAACCCCAAGGCGGCGCATGTCCACAATTTACTCGGTCCTTATACGAATATGGACCTGATCATGAGTGGTGATCTGCATTTCCGCTCTATCCAAACAAAATTGACGCCCAACCTGGCAAGCCTGGCTGCGCCCATGCGAGACGAGCTGAAGCATGCCGTGAACATGGAATTGCCCGACTGCCGTGATCAATGGACGACGATCAAACCATACCATGTCATTTTGCACATGGTGGCGCGCCTCAGCGCGCGCGTCTTTGTTGGGTTACCGATTGCTCGTAATGAGGAGTGGCTGGAGATTTCAACACAATTTACCGAAAATG TTTTCGTTACCCTGCTTGCGATGCGGGTCTTCCCTACCTGGATGCACCCATTCATTGCGCCTTTCATCCCACCACGGTGGAAGCTACACAACTATATTAAGCGCGCTCAGAAACTTCTGGTCCCGGAGATCAAACGACGCCAAGCAGCATATTATTCCGGACAAGGCGAGAAGGAATCACGCAGCCTATTGCAATGGATGATCGAGTCTGCCGACACGGCCGAAGAGCAAGATCCCAATTTCCTCGCTCATCTGGAGACCATCATCTCGCTTGCAAGCATCCACACCTCGCAGATGAACGCTGTGCATGTGATGTATGATCTCGCGGCACACCCAGAGTATCTGGAACCCTTGCGCCAGGAGATAAGAACCGTGGCTGCGGAACCCGGTGGCTGGAACAAGTCCTCATACGGCAAACTGCGCAAGCTGGATAGCTTCTTGCGCGAAAGCCAGCGCTTCAATCCGCCCAGCATATTGGCCTACCACCGCATCATGCAAGACACCGCCATTCTGTCCGACGGCACAATCCTACCACGTGGTTCCCACATTGCCATGGCTGtgaacaagatccagaaTGATGCGGATGTCACCCCCGAGCCGGAAAAGTTCGATCCCTTCCGCTACGAGCGCATGCGCTCCCGCGCTGGCGAAGGTCATCTGCATCAGTTTGCAACGGCAGAGCCGAACAAGCTGAACTTCGGGTATGGCAAATACGCTTGCCCAGGCCGATTCTTTGCCGCGCTCGAGATCAAGACCATTCTTGTCGAGCTGATCATGAATTATGATGTCAAGCTGCTCGATGGATGTAACCGACCGGAGAACCTCCGGGCATATGAGTTTATCTTCCCCAATCCAGATGTTGAAGTGCAGATCCGTGCACGGCCTgtggaggagcagatgcAATTGGATGTTGCAGAGTGA
- a CDS encoding uncharacterized protein (ID:PFLUO_001389-T1.cds;~source:funannotate) — MSALTEITSEADFSSHLASLAPSALVVLYFHTPWAAPCAQMRAVLDALAAQYPATAPPTISFLSINAEELPDISEEYDVSAVPFVVCVRDGRVLDSVSGSDAIKVRDLVELHAGRGTTGPIDGVNRANIPPPLSAVPREDAPTTATQAPASAVDSSAGPAANATPVASAPSLTPEQTKEALWARLTDLVKAAPVMLFMKGTPSSPQCGFSRQLVGILRERSVKYGFFNILADEDVRQGLKEFAEWPTFPQLWVSGELVGGLDIVREEISSDPSFMEEFSASKPAAV; from the exons ATGTCGGCGCTCACCGAAATCACATCCGAGGCGGATTTCTCGTCGCACCTGGCCTCTCTCGCACCTTCCGCACTTGTCGTCCTCTACTTCCACACACCATGGGCTGCTCCCTGCGCCCAGATGCGCGCCGTCCTTGATGCCCTGGCCGCCCAGTACCCCGCCACCGCCCCGCcaaccatctccttcctcaGCATCAATGCCGAGGAGCTCCCAGACATTTCGGAGGAATATGATGTCTCGGCTGTGCCTTTTGTCGTCTGTGTCCGCGATGGCCGGGTTCTCGACTCCGTTAGTGGTAGCGATGCCATCAAAGTGCGCGACCTTGTCGAGCTGCATGCCGGCCGCGGCACCACCGGTCCTATCGATGGAGTGAACAGAGCCAACATCCCGCCTCCTTTGTCTGCTGTACCCCGAGAGGATGCACCCACAACCGCCACCCAGGCGCCGGCCTCCGCTGTTGATAGCTCAGCCGGGCCCGCTGCGAACGCTACCCCCGTCGCCTCTGCCCCGTCTCTGACTCCAGAACAGACCAAGGAGGCGCTCTGGGCGCGCCTGACAGACCTTGTCAAGGCTGCTCCGGTCATGCTGTTTATGAAGGGCACACCCAGCTCGCCTCAGTGCGGGTTCAGTCGGCAGTTGGTCGGCATTCTTCGTGAGCGTAGTGTCAAGTATGGATTCTTCAACATcctggccgacgaggatgtccGGCAGGGTCTGAAGGAGTTTGCCGAATGGCCAACCTTCCCGCAGTTGTGGGTGAGTGGAGAGCTTGTTGGCGGATTGGACATT GTTCGCGAGGAGATCAGCAGTGACCCCAGCTTCATGGAAGAATTCTCGGCCAGCAAGCCTGCGGCTGTTTAG
- a CDS encoding uncharacterized protein (ID:PFLUO_001390-T1.cds;~source:funannotate), with translation MPRDKRKRKNNEDDSPIADPSTGSDFGLAQTLSRLQDTETTTTSMPGHAKKKKRVDGEKVKYPALNYVEGRMQSSVRIADLQSLLLYCFADGIAPQWISLKHSGHVRKIVVVMVPGLEMGMFDGTIPLEPEQTAIQEGPGQEDGADDRESMADTKAADFQRWKQGLPLEDRSHRFNPQSLTRDTLPEPLQPLADMFPHIWPVRAPGDAKYNKVHSPLQAILLSSLPKNKDEGQRKGVRPPRVDKSFSSQRTPITTFLSTYEQLCDNGYASHPAFFKSEEEKAAAAESRRRAGQSTEDGWVDTLVPNLEAGDVPDAEIEKGSMTAGRDVFALDCEMCLTEGGQSELTRISLVSWDGEVVMDELVKPPRPVIDYLTRFSGITKELLDPVTTTLGDIQQRLLGILTPRAILVGHSLDSDLNALKIAHPFVVDTTITYPHPRGPPLKCSLKWLMQKYLGKEIQKGMTGHDSIEDAKAVLELVKQKCEKGERWGTSEASNESIFRRLSRSSRPGLKAAAGSEGRTGAVVDWGSPERGLGAQATVSIGCRDDNSVVSGISAAINGDESNHSIPGGGVDFVWGRLRELEYLRGWCNRLPDPDNANQSTTIAPPPEETTPTTTTGGTNGDSQTDRSNTATLSETVSQTVSNIARIYDSLPPCTLFMVYSGTGDPREVGRLQAMHRTYRDEYNTSRVPWDELTVKWTDAEEQALKKACERAREGCGFMCVK, from the coding sequence ATGCCTCGTGACAAGAGGAAGCGCAAGAATAATGAAGATGATTCCCCCATTGCGGATCCCTCCACCGGCAGCGACTTCGGACTAGCCCAGACACTGTCCCGTTTGCAGGACACCGAGACCACGACGACGAGTATGCCTGGCCACgcaaaaaagaagaagagggtggatggggagaaGGTCAAATACCCAGCCCTGAACTATGTTGAGGGTCGAATGCAATCGTCAGTCCGGATTGCCGACCTCCAGAGCTTGCTTCTGTATTGCTTCGCCGATGGAATTGCGCCGCAATGGATCTCGCTCAAGCACTCCGGCCATGTTCGCAAGATTGTCGTGGTGATGGTACCAGGGCTGGAGATGGGCATGTTTGACGGGACCATCCCGCTAGAGCCCGAGCAAACAGCAAttcaagaaggacctggGCAAGAGGACGGTGCCGACGACCGCGAATCAATGGCAGACACCAAGGCCGCAGACTTTCAACGATGGAAGCAAGGACTGCCCCTCGAAGACCGTTCTCATCGATTCAACCCACAATCTCTCACGCGTGATACCCTTCCAGAGCCGTTACAGCCGCTGGCGGACATGTTCCCTCATATCTGGCCAGTCAGGGCCCCCGGGGATGCGAAATACAACAAGGTTCATTCGCCACTTCAGGCTATCCTGCTTTCCTCTCTACCAAAAAACAAGGACGAGGGACAGCGTAAAGGTGTACGGCCGCCCCGGGTCGACAAGAGCTTTTCGTCTCAACGGACCCCAATTACGACCTTTCTCAGCACATATGAACAACTGTGCGACAACGGATATGCTTCGCACCCCGCTTTCTTCAaatccgaagaagagaaggcGGCAGCAGCCGAGTCTCGTAGGCGAGCTGGCCAGTCTACTGAGGACGGATGGGTGGATACTTTAGTTCCAAATCTGGAGGCTGGCGACGTGCCTGACGCTGAGATTGAGAAGGGCAGCATGACAGCGGGACGAGATGTGTTCGCACTCGACTGTGAGATGTGCCTCACGGAGGGCGGTCAGTCGGAGCTCACTCGCATCAGCTTGGTCAGCTGGGATGGGGAGGTTGTGATGGACGAGCTTGTAAAGCCCCCTCGGCCAGTCATTGACTATTTGACTCGCTTTTCGGGCATCACAAAGGAGCTCCTGGATCCGGTGACAACTACTCTTGGCGACATTCAACAACGGCTGCTAGGAATTCTCACTCCGCGTGCCATTCTGGTTGGCCATTCTCTCGACTCTGACTTGAACGCCCTCAAAATCGCACACCCTTTCGTCGTGGACACGACGATCACCTACCCACACCCACGCGGCCCGCCACTTAAATGCAGTTTGAAATGGCTCATGCAGAAATACCTGGGtaaggagatccagaagggAATGACAGGCCATGACTCTATTGAAGATGCCAAGGCCGTTCTTGAACTCGTCAAACAGAAATGCGAAAAGGGGGAACGTTGGGGCACCAGCGAAGCCTCAAATGAGAGCATCTTCCGTCGACTATCTCGATCCTCCCGGCCAGGGCTTAAAGCAGCTGCCGGAAGCGAAGGACGCACTGGTGCGGTCGTTGACTGGGGCAGTCCGGAACGCGGACTCGGCGCACAAGCCACCGTTTCGATCGGCTGTCGCGATGACAACAGCGTCGTCAGCGGtatctccgccgccatcaacgGTGACGAATCCAACCACTCCATtcccggcggcggcgtggacTTTGTCTGGGGCCGGCTGCGTGAACTCGAATACCTGCGCGGGTGGTGCAACCGGCTCCCAGACCCGGACAATGCCAACCAGTCCACAACCATTGCCCCTCCGCCTGAAGAAACCACCCCGACCACCACGACAGGTGGTACAAACGGAGATTCTCAAACAGACCGCAGCAACACCGCCACCCTCTCCGAAACCGTGTCCCAAACCGTCTCCAACATCGCCCGTATCTACGACTCTCTACCCCCTTGCACCTTGTTCATGGTTTACTCCGGAACAGGTGATCCGCGCGAGGTTGGCCGTCTGCAGGCTATGCACAGGACATATCGCGATGAATATAATACCTCCCGCGTGCCGTGGGATGAACTAACTGTTAAATGGACAGATGCGGAGGAACAGGCCCTGAAGAAAGCATGTGAGCGAGCCCGCGAGGGCTGTGGCTTTATGTGTGTGAAATAA